A section of the Bacteroidota bacterium genome encodes:
- a CDS encoding metallophosphoesterase: MKKFLLSWLILVSGLMSFGQTGSLRFIHISDTHIGSPNGSAEEDLRRTIADINSRTDIAFVVITGDITELGTNEELALAKKILDELKVQWHIIPGNHDSGWSESGGDSFIKTFGYDKFVFDHGGIRFIGCASGPYVRMSDGHVPRNALVWMDTILARTPLTQPLIFLNHYPLDPGLDNWYEITDRLNRFNTLAVLCGHGHVNKMMNFDSIPAFMGRSNLRAKAEVGGFNIVDIRNDSMIYTEHRPGTDYYKIWGSVDLKKGNKIVVSPKPDFSINEKYPAVKAEWTFSSDANVISTPLVANDLVIFGNQNGKVEAVSLKTGKTAWTASTAGAIFSSPAASGENFIVGSADGGVYCFNIKSGKPVWTFNSDAAFLGSPIVDEGRVYIGGSDHHFRALDAATGKEIWKFDGLDGPVVSKPVLYNDKIIFGAWDRHLYALNKNNGNLIWKWNNGSPVRNFSPAACVPVISGNTIFIVAPDRYISAIDIETGQTLWRNNDATIRESVGISEDGKIIYGKTMQDTIVAYNASREKQNAAWKMHCGFGYEHSPSVLIEKNGLVFFGTRSGVVYCIDPRKQTIEWAHKIDNSMVNTLNIIGKKKLVAATMDGKVALLNVR, from the coding sequence ATGAAAAAATTTCTTCTATCCTGGTTGATCCTGGTAAGTGGCTTGATGTCTTTTGGCCAAACAGGATCACTCCGTTTTATTCATATTTCCGACACACATATTGGCTCACCCAATGGTTCAGCGGAAGAGGATTTGCGAAGAACAATTGCAGATATTAACAGCAGGACTGATATAGCTTTTGTTGTTATTACCGGTGATATTACTGAGCTGGGCACAAATGAAGAACTGGCATTGGCAAAAAAGATCCTTGATGAACTGAAAGTTCAATGGCATATCATACCCGGCAATCATGATAGTGGCTGGAGCGAAAGCGGCGGTGACAGTTTTATTAAAACATTTGGCTATGACAAATTTGTATTTGATCATGGCGGCATCCGGTTTATTGGTTGTGCATCGGGCCCCTATGTACGTATGAGTGATGGGCATGTGCCACGCAATGCACTCGTATGGATGGATACGATCCTTGCAAGAACTCCATTAACACAACCACTTATTTTTTTAAATCATTACCCGCTTGATCCGGGATTAGATAACTGGTATGAAATAACTGATCGGCTGAATCGCTTTAATACATTGGCTGTATTATGCGGGCATGGCCATGTAAACAAGATGATGAATTTCGATAGCATTCCTGCTTTTATGGGTCGTTCTAATCTTCGTGCAAAAGCAGAAGTAGGAGGATTTAATATTGTTGACATTCGGAATGATTCAATGATCTATACCGAACACAGACCCGGCACTGATTATTACAAGATATGGGGTTCAGTAGATTTGAAAAAAGGAAATAAGATCGTCGTTTCACCCAAACCAGACTTCAGTATTAATGAAAAATATCCCGCTGTAAAAGCTGAATGGACATTTAGCTCTGATGCAAATGTAATTTCAACTCCATTAGTTGCAAATGATCTTGTCATATTCGGTAATCAAAATGGAAAGGTAGAAGCAGTTTCTTTAAAGACAGGAAAAACAGCCTGGACCGCTTCAACAGCAGGTGCCATTTTTTCATCACCAGCCGCATCAGGAGAAAATTTTATTGTTGGCTCTGCTGATGGTGGCGTTTATTGTTTCAATATAAAATCCGGTAAACCAGTTTGGACTTTTAATAGTGATGCTGCCTTTCTCGGTTCGCCAATTGTTGATGAGGGCAGAGTTTATATAGGCGGCAGCGATCATCATTTCCGTGCATTGGATGCTGCTACCGGAAAAGAAATCTGGAAGTTTGATGGGCTGGACGGCCCTGTAGTGAGCAAGCCTGTTTTATATAATGATAAAATTATTTTCGGTGCATGGGACAGGCATTTATATGCATTGAATAAAAATAATGGCAACCTGATCTGGAAATGGAATAATGGTTCACCGGTCAGGAATTTTTCGCCTGCCGCTTGTGTACCTGTTATTTCAGGTAACACAATTTTTATCGTGGCGCCGGATCGTTATATCTCGGCGATTGATATTGAAACAGGACAAACTCTCTGGAGAAATAATGATGCAACTATCCGGGAGTCGGTTGGCATTTCAGAAGATGGGAAAATCATTTATGGTAAAACCATGCAGGATACGATAGTTGCATACAATGCAAGCCGTGAAAAACAAAATGCTGCCTGGAAAATGCATTGCGGGTTCGGGTATGAGCATTCGCCCAGCGTACTGATCGAAAAAAATGGATTAGTGTTTTTTGGTACACGCAGTGGTGTCGTTTATTGCATCGATCCGCGGAAACAAACAATAGAATGGGCGCATAAAATTGATAACTCAATGGTGAATACGCTGAATATAATAGGCAAGAAAAAACTAGTGGCGGCAACAATGGATGGAAAAGTGGCATTATTAAATGTCCGGTAG